Part of the Pseudomonas abietaniphila genome is shown below.
TTAAAAGTTTTATCGAAGCTCTATTTGCGTAGATTTCACTCAATTCAAAATTTATAAAAAGCATTTGCCCTCGTATTAAAAAGTGCTTTAACGTTTTCCCGTCGCCACTCACCTGACTCCGGAAAGCTCTACAGCTCTGGCGTCTGACGGAGCGCGACGCAGGGCACACAATGCCTGGCATATAAACCTGTGACGATTAAACGACGTATCTGTTCGAGAACTTCGCTCGCCCGACATTTGTTAAGCCTGGGTCAACGCCCATACCTGTTCGGCAACTAAAGTGCGCAATAAGCGCAGAACTTTCACATTCAAGGACGTCTCCATGAACACTCAAAAGCAACTATTGAACCGCAAGAAATCGGAACTCAGTGCTCACCCGATCTTCTCCGAAATTGATTCACTGGATGTACTCCGACGGTTTATGGAGGCTCATGTCTTCGCGGTGTGGGACTTCATGTCACTGACCAAACGCCTGCAACGGGAGCTCAGTTGTACCCAACTGCCGTGGCTCCCGCCAAAAGACGCCAAGGCCGCGCGCCTGATCAATGAAATCGTACTGGGCGAGGAGTCCGATGACCGCCTCGATCACGGCCATTACAGCCACTTCGAGCTGTACCTGGACGCCATGCGGGAAGTCGGCGCCAGCACTGCTCGCGTCGAGCGCTTCGTTGCCCTGCAGAAGGAAGGCGTGCATTACGAAACCGCGCTGGAGAGCGTCAACGCCGAAAAAGCCTCCGCCCGGTTCGTTCGGGACACCCTCGACACCGCCATCAATGCTCCCGCCCACAGCGTCGCCGCAGCCTTTCTCCACGGGCGAGAAAGCGTCATCCCACAGATGTTCCAGCGCATCCTCGACGACTGGGGAATCACGGCCAGCCAGGCGCCTACTTTCCGCTATTACCTGGAGCGGCACATCGAGGTGGATTCCGAGGACCACGGTCCAGCTGCCGAATCCTTGCTCGCACGTCTGGTGGATGGCGACGCGCAACGCGAACACGAAGTCTACGAGGCCGCCATTGCCGCCGTGGAAAGCCGCATCGCCCTGTGGGACGCGCTGCGCGTGAGCATGCGCGAACCGGCCCTGGAGGCCAGCGCATGACTCGCTCGCTGCTTGCGAAAACCCCAGCCACCCACACAGGGACGACATCATGAAAGCCGAAGACTACCTGTCATTCGTCGACGCCTGGGAAGGCCGTGCAACCATCCGCACACGTCCACGCCGTATCGTGGAGAACGACGAAAAGCTCATTTATCCCCTGAGCCGCCAACCGCTGGTACTCAGCGAAACCTTTACCCGCGAGTGCCCGCACCTGCGAGACTTCGCGTTGATCCAGAGCCTGTACAAGTTCATCAACGACGTGGTGATCTTCGAGACCGAGATCGTCGACAAAACCGCGCGCAGCATCGCCAAAGATAACTTTGCGATCCGCTTTCCGTTCGCGTGCCGGTACGACGCCATGACCGTGGTCGTGGATGAGGATTACCACGCCTTGGTGGCGATGGACTTCATGCAGCAAACCATCGCACTGACGGGCGTTCAGCCCATTGCGCTTCCACTTGAAATCGAATTGAGCCGGGCGATTCCCGCCGCGTTGGCGCTCGCCCCCGGTCACCTGCGCAGCGCGGTCGAACTCATCTGTGTCGCTATCGCAGAGAACACCGTGACCAACGACGTGGCGGCGTTCGCAAAGGACGATACGGTCAAGCAATCGATCAAGGGCCTTATGGCGGACCATCTGCTCGATGAAGGCCGACATTCGGGCTTCTGGGCGCGAGTGGTGCGCATCTACTGGCACGCCGCCCCTGAGCAGGATCGGGAAATCATCGCCCGCATCATGCCGGTCTTCATTGCTCAATATTTGACCAATGACATCCAGAAGTCCTTCGACTTTGTGCTGATCGACAACCTCGCGGTCACCGAACCCATCAAACAGGCGCTCAAAGACGAAACTCAGGCCATGTGCTTTCCCATCAATCGCCATCACCCGCTGGTGGGCAACATCGTGCGCTTCTTCAAGACCAGCTCGATGCTCGACTCAGCCTGTGTGCAGCAGGCGCTCGCTGGCTATTTGCCGGCAGGAGGCACGCAATGAAACGCTTGGAGATTGTGCTCATCGGTCACAGTCGGGCCCTGGGCGAACTCACTATCGAACTGGAAGCTTGCGGGCATCTGACTCATCAACTCCCGGACGCGCACGCGCTGGAACACAGTCCGGTCTACGGCGCTTCGTTGCTCATCGAAGACGGCACGCTGGCGCTGACCAACACGCGCCTCGCTGCGTTCAAAACCGACGTGCACCTTGGTTTGCGTGTCGGGCTGACCCCTGATGTTGAGGGCGCATTACCCCGACTGGAATTGTTGTGCTGGTATGGCTCGGCGACTGCGCAGAAGCTGATCTCACGCCGCATCCTGCCGACTGAACCCTCTGGGAACGGTCGAATGCTGCGCGACACTGCTATCGCGACGCTGGTCGAAGACGTCGCCTTGCTGGTCAGCCGTCTCTCGCGGGATGCCGGCGTCCTTGCCCAGGCCGAACGTATCGAACCGCCTCAGAGCCAATGGCAAGAAGGTCTGCACACACTGGATCGACTGGCGTTCGAGCACCGCTTCAACCAGACCGCGCAACCGCACCTGCTCAGTATCGCGCAGCAGCCGATGGTGGCGCGCCTGGATCAAAGCTTTGCGACCTTCGCCGATCGGTATGCCTTGAAGATCGACGGCCAACGCATCCGTTATGACGCGTTGCGCGACCACAGCGTGGCCATTCAGGCGCTAATGCGGCCTTTGCTCGCACGTTCTTCAGACGAGCCACTGGTGATCGGCATCTGTCTGCCCAAGTGCGCAGCCTTGTTCGCAGGGATTATCGCGATTCTCGGTTATGGCGCGGTG
Proteins encoded:
- a CDS encoding DUF3050 domain-containing protein, with amino-acid sequence MNTQKQLLNRKKSELSAHPIFSEIDSLDVLRRFMEAHVFAVWDFMSLTKRLQRELSCTQLPWLPPKDAKAARLINEIVLGEESDDRLDHGHYSHFELYLDAMREVGASTARVERFVALQKEGVHYETALESVNAEKASARFVRDTLDTAINAPAHSVAAAFLHGRESVIPQMFQRILDDWGITASQAPTFRYYLERHIEVDSEDHGPAAESLLARLVDGDAQREHEVYEAAIAAVESRIALWDALRVSMREPALEASA
- a CDS encoding diiron oxygenase; amino-acid sequence: MKAEDYLSFVDAWEGRATIRTRPRRIVENDEKLIYPLSRQPLVLSETFTRECPHLRDFALIQSLYKFINDVVIFETEIVDKTARSIAKDNFAIRFPFACRYDAMTVVVDEDYHALVAMDFMQQTIALTGVQPIALPLEIELSRAIPAALALAPGHLRSAVELICVAIAENTVTNDVAAFAKDDTVKQSIKGLMADHLLDEGRHSGFWARVVRIYWHAAPEQDREIIARIMPVFIAQYLTNDIQKSFDFVLIDNLAVTEPIKQALKDETQAMCFPINRHHPLVGNIVRFFKTSSMLDSACVQQALAGYLPAGGTQ